A genomic window from Anthocerotibacter panamensis C109 includes:
- a CDS encoding carbon-nitrogen hydrolase produces MAATVTLGLVQMACSPDPEANTARTLERIEAAANQGAQIICTQELFRTQYFCRTEDTACFALAEAIPGPTTEQLSKLAHQYQVVIVGSLFERRAPGLYHNTAVVLDADGKLLGTYRKMHIPDDPGYYEKFYFTPGDLGFKSYATRYGKIGVLVCWDQWFPEAARLTAASGAQILFYPTAIGWHSSQSEPLNRDQHDAWEVIQRGHSVANGVYVAAVNRVGVEGEMRFWGQSFVSDPLGRMLTRGSAHEEQILLVECALERIEDTRQNWPFWRDRRIDAYGDLQRRFVD; encoded by the coding sequence ATGGCCGCAACCGTTACCCTGGGCTTGGTCCAGATGGCCTGCTCGCCCGACCCCGAAGCCAATACCGCCCGCACCCTAGAGCGTATTGAGGCGGCTGCGAACCAGGGAGCCCAGATTATTTGCACCCAGGAATTGTTTCGCACCCAGTACTTCTGCCGGACGGAAGATACTGCCTGTTTTGCCCTAGCAGAAGCCATTCCTGGACCTACCACCGAGCAGTTGTCGAAGCTTGCCCACCAGTATCAGGTGGTTATCGTTGGTTCTCTGTTTGAGCGGCGTGCACCGGGGCTCTATCACAACACAGCGGTTGTCTTGGATGCAGACGGGAAACTTCTGGGTACCTACCGCAAGATGCACATTCCCGACGATCCGGGTTATTACGAAAAGTTCTACTTCACCCCCGGTGATTTGGGCTTCAAGAGCTATGCCACGCGCTACGGCAAGATTGGGGTTTTGGTGTGCTGGGACCAGTGGTTCCCGGAGGCAGCGCGACTGACTGCGGCGAGTGGAGCGCAGATTTTGTTCTATCCCACGGCTATTGGCTGGCATAGCAGCCAGTCCGAGCCGTTAAATCGAGACCAGCATGATGCCTGGGAAGTCATTCAGCGTGGGCACAGCGTCGCCAATGGGGTCTATGTGGCGGCGGTGAATCGGGTGGGGGTAGAGGGCGAGATGCGTTTTTGGGGACAATCTTTTGTGAGCGATCCCTTGGGGCGGATGCTGACGCGCGGCAGTGCCCACGAAGAGCAAATACTCCTGGTCGAATGTGCCCTAGAGCGCATCGAAGATACCCGCCAAAACTGGCCTTTCTGGCGCGACCGCCGCATTGATGCCTATGGTGATCTCCAGCGGCGCTTTGTAGATTGA
- a CDS encoding Npun_F0296 family exosortase-dependent surface protein — protein MMQISARWVGIFSGLMLGASQICSAAYAASFTVTAGGVTDPTAGVIADIAAIPGAVRSTALAFNTGVVPATFTSPNGTPTLQTGTTATSTAPTGDTTTYLSVGGANVDDVIWLLPGTTVLNYTGFYWGSVEASNVVNILNNGTLVFSFTGADAIAQLGVQAGDSFFVNFFAPSGAVFNRVDFLSPGSAAFEIDSFSLRTSTVPEPLSTAGLLVFGAMGASKLRGGNRRQSTQK, from the coding sequence ATGATGCAGATTTCAGCTAGATGGGTAGGAATTTTCTCAGGTTTGATGCTGGGCGCGAGCCAGATTTGTTCTGCTGCTTATGCCGCTTCTTTTACGGTGACCGCAGGAGGGGTTACTGACCCTACAGCAGGCGTCATTGCTGATATTGCGGCTATACCGGGTGCGGTTCGGTCTACGGCGCTAGCTTTTAACACGGGGGTTGTCCCTGCGACTTTCACCAGCCCTAACGGTACCCCCACGCTCCAGACGGGAACAACCGCTACGTCTACGGCACCTACTGGCGACACGACCACGTACCTCTCCGTCGGGGGAGCTAATGTGGATGATGTCATTTGGCTGTTGCCCGGTACTACCGTCCTCAATTACACCGGGTTCTATTGGGGTTCTGTGGAAGCTTCTAACGTGGTCAACATTTTGAATAATGGGACTTTAGTTTTTTCGTTTACAGGAGCGGATGCTATCGCTCAGCTTGGTGTCCAAGCGGGGGACTCGTTCTTTGTCAACTTCTTTGCCCCCTCGGGTGCGGTGTTTAATCGGGTAGATTTTCTTTCTCCCGGCAGTGCTGCTTTTGAGATTGATAGTTTTTCTTTGCGGACCAGTACGGTTCCTGAACCGCTCAGTACGGCCGGACTGCTTGTTTTTGGTGCCATGGGAGCCTCGAAGCTGCGCGGCGGTAATCGCAGGCAGTCCACTCAGAAGTAA
- the ald gene encoding alanine dehydrogenase codes for MNIGVPKEIKDQEFRVGLTPAAAQYLLLQGHRVFVEQGAGLGSGFSDEQYTSLGATVVPSAEEVWQQEMVVKVKEPLSEEYDYLCSGQLLFTYLHLAANRPLTEALVQSGATCIAYETVELEDGRLPLLTPMSIIAGRLSVQFGARFLEKQQGGRGVLLGGIPGVRPANVAILGGGTVGTEAARMAVGLGARVQILDINVDRLNYLETLFGSRVEYLYSSAQTISAIVPDTDLLVGAVLVTGDRAPTLVTRKQVTAMRSGSVIVDVAVDQGGCVETLHTTSHSHPVYVEEGVLHYGVPNMPGAVPWTATQALTNVTLPYITQLARWGTAALERNPALAKGSNVAGGRVTHPIVSRVFPDLA; via the coding sequence ATGAATATTGGGGTTCCCAAGGAAATCAAAGACCAGGAATTTCGGGTTGGCTTGACTCCGGCAGCGGCCCAGTACCTGCTTCTGCAAGGCCATCGGGTCTTCGTGGAACAAGGGGCGGGTCTAGGTTCCGGCTTCAGTGATGAACAGTACACTTCCTTGGGGGCGACGGTGGTGCCCTCTGCTGAGGAGGTCTGGCAGCAGGAGATGGTCGTCAAGGTCAAAGAACCCCTGTCCGAGGAATACGACTACCTATGCTCCGGTCAACTGCTTTTTACCTATCTGCATCTAGCGGCTAATCGCCCCCTCACCGAAGCCCTAGTCCAGTCCGGCGCAACCTGCATCGCCTACGAGACCGTCGAACTAGAAGATGGTCGCCTGCCTTTGCTCACGCCGATGAGCATCATCGCCGGACGCCTCTCCGTCCAATTTGGAGCCCGTTTCCTCGAAAAACAGCAAGGTGGGCGGGGGGTGCTCCTCGGGGGTATCCCAGGGGTCCGTCCGGCCAATGTCGCCATCCTCGGCGGGGGGACCGTCGGGACGGAGGCTGCCCGTATGGCTGTGGGCTTGGGTGCACGCGTCCAAATCCTCGACATCAATGTAGACCGGCTCAACTACCTGGAGACCCTGTTCGGTTCGCGGGTCGAGTACCTCTACAGCAGTGCCCAGACGATCAGCGCCATTGTGCCCGATACGGACCTGTTGGTGGGAGCCGTACTCGTGACGGGCGACCGCGCCCCGACCCTCGTCACCCGTAAACAGGTAACAGCGATGCGCTCCGGCTCTGTGATTGTCGATGTGGCTGTGGACCAAGGCGGCTGCGTCGAAACCTTGCATACCACCTCGCATTCCCACCCGGTCTATGTCGAAGAGGGTGTCCTGCATTACGGCGTCCCCAACATGCCTGGAGCCGTACCCTGGACGGCGACCCAGGCACTGACCAATGTCACCCTGCCCTACATTACCCAACTGGCGCGTTGGGGCACTGCGGCTCTAGAGCGCAATCCAGCACTGGCAAAGGGGTCCAATGTGGCTGGAGGGCGGGTGACGCACCCGATTGTCAGCCGCGTCTTCCCGGACCTAGCCTGA
- a CDS encoding tetratricopeptide repeat protein — MAGKTQKLLLGIVGGLVGLAFIGAPMIGLVSSLLNPVAAPAVAGKGEDGGVLQKQASGYEIVLKREPSNLNALLGLAEIRRKQGRVQDTIALLKQAQQSSPDPSLTMNIAQLYQQTGQPILALAEYDAVLRAVPDYAPALLGKAITLKIAGQIKPAQELYLKALEKAPKEFKPQITQAFESVPVPAPAPPAPASVPPAPALPKK; from the coding sequence TTGGCTGGAAAAACGCAAAAATTATTGCTCGGGATCGTAGGTGGACTGGTGGGTTTGGCCTTTATCGGAGCCCCGATGATTGGGCTTGTCAGCAGTCTGCTCAATCCGGTAGCAGCACCCGCTGTTGCAGGCAAGGGTGAGGATGGTGGGGTTTTGCAAAAGCAGGCTTCCGGCTACGAGATCGTTCTCAAGCGTGAGCCGAGTAATCTCAACGCGCTGCTCGGTCTAGCTGAGATTCGCCGTAAGCAAGGACGGGTCCAGGACACGATTGCGCTGCTCAAACAAGCCCAACAGTCCTCCCCAGACCCCAGCCTGACCATGAATATAGCCCAGCTCTACCAGCAGACCGGCCAGCCGATTCTAGCCCTTGCTGAGTATGATGCGGTCTTGAGGGCGGTCCCCGACTATGCTCCAGCGCTCTTAGGCAAAGCGATCACACTCAAGATTGCAGGACAGATCAAGCCCGCGCAGGAACTCTATCTCAAGGCGCTAGAGAAAGCTCCCAAGGAATTCAAACCCCAGATCACCCAGGCATTTGAGAGCGTTCCTGTCCCGGCACCTGCGCCGCCCGCGCCCGCCTCTGTGCCGCCTGCCCCTGCGCTGCCCAAAAAATAG
- the tsaD gene encoding tRNA (adenosine(37)-N6)-threonylcarbamoyltransferase complex transferase subunit TsaD produces MVCVLGIETSCDETACAVVEERTVLSSVIASQIEIHQRFGGVVPEVAAREHVLSINTVLEQALAQSGCGWREIDAIAVTLGPGLIGAILTGVTAAKTLALVHAKPLVGVHHLEGHIYSAFLAEPSLEPPFVCLLVSGGHTSLVQVAAHGAYKTLGQTRDDAVGEAFDKVARLMGLGYPGGPAVQKMAQGGDPQRFLLPRGTVSEPFDTSFSGLKTAVARLLQKQPDLNPADLCASFEWTVAEILAQRVQLALEHTGLDTVIVAGGVSANRRLRERITSLGIKEGWRVIFPPMRFCTDNAAMIACAGVERFRRGEVTPLDAGVFSRASLS; encoded by the coding sequence GTGGTCTGTGTATTGGGGATTGAGACGAGTTGTGATGAGACAGCCTGTGCCGTGGTGGAAGAGCGCACTGTGCTCAGTTCGGTCATCGCCTCGCAGATTGAGATTCATCAGCGCTTTGGAGGTGTAGTGCCGGAGGTGGCAGCGCGCGAGCACGTCCTGAGTATCAATACTGTCCTGGAACAGGCTCTTGCCCAGAGTGGCTGTGGGTGGCGGGAAATCGATGCTATTGCCGTGACCTTGGGACCGGGGTTAATTGGGGCGATCCTCACTGGGGTGACCGCAGCCAAGACGCTGGCTTTAGTTCACGCTAAACCTCTGGTCGGGGTCCATCACCTAGAAGGGCATATCTACTCGGCTTTTTTGGCAGAACCGTCTCTAGAGCCGCCTTTTGTGTGTCTGTTGGTCTCAGGGGGGCACACCAGCTTGGTTCAGGTCGCCGCTCACGGAGCCTACAAAACCCTGGGTCAGACCCGAGACGACGCGGTGGGAGAAGCTTTTGACAAAGTGGCTCGCCTGATGGGGTTGGGCTATCCCGGAGGACCGGCGGTCCAAAAAATGGCTCAAGGTGGCGATCCTCAGCGTTTCCTCCTGCCTCGGGGGACGGTGAGTGAACCTTTTGACACCAGCTTTAGCGGACTCAAGACCGCTGTGGCTCGTCTGCTTCAGAAACAACCAGACCTCAATCCGGCTGACCTATGTGCTTCTTTTGAGTGGACTGTCGCCGAAATCTTGGCCCAACGGGTTCAACTAGCGCTGGAGCACACGGGTCTCGACACGGTCATCGTAGCGGGAGGCGTCAGCGCCAATCGGCGGCTACGCGAACGGATCACAAGCCTAGGCATAAAAGAGGGCTGGCGCGTAATCTTCCCGCCTATGCGTTTTTGCACCGACAACGCAGCCATGATTGCCTGTGCGGGGGTTGAACGGTTTCGGCGCGGGGAGGTCACGCCCTTAGATGCAGGGGTTTTCTCCAGGGCGAGTCTGTCCTGA